Below is a window of Desmonostoc muscorum LEGE 12446 DNA.
GACTGGGTATGCAACAAAAGGTTTTCCAACCACTTGTTTATTCATCATCTTTTCTGTGAGTTCACAGATACCTCGCCCACACGCTTGCATCCGCGCTCCATGAAAAGCTTGCATTAAGAGTTTACGCCGATTTTTGTGAATTAAACCATCAAGTTGCAGAAGTCCTTGATTTCCTGTGATAAAGGCAAACTCTTCATTCAATGCACCCCTAGCTATAATTTCTTTGGTATTTGTAAAAATCTCTTTTATGCCTAAAGGATTGCTGATGTAAACAATTGGTGTAGAGCCAGACATTATAGTAACGATATCCCCATAACGTTGGGAAATACCATCCAAATAGCCAAAAGGATTAAACTCGAATTGTAGACCTAACAGCCAGAATGGTGTTTTTATTACTGGGGGTAGTTTCATTAGTTTGTTTTACTCCCATTATTTAGATTGCATACAGCATTATCGATACAATTTCTCAAATTTTTAGCTAATTCCTGAATATGAGGTTCAATGAAAATTGAAAAATGATCTCCAGGAACTTCCATAACTTTAATAAGTTGACGAGAACATTTACCCCAACCCAGTAAGGGATCATCAGTATGAAATTCCGGACTTTCAAAATCATGAATAATCTCTTCCTTGGCTCGAAAAAGAGTTATAGAATCAGGGTAAACGAGGGGTACATAATCTCGCATCGCTTGGACATGAGCCTTGAAAAGATTGTAATAACTGAGAAAATCTTTAATCTCTGTATCGCTAAAGATGAAGTTTACTTTTTGATTAATCAAATCAAGTTGGTCGTTGAGTGATAAATCTCGAAGTTCCTCAAAAGAAAGTGAAAAATCTATATTATTATCGGTTTTTATTGATTCAGCCATGCGGAGTAAAAACTTTGCATCGTCATCTTTTGTAGATTCAATGCGTGTTTCTGAAAGTATGGCATCGATTACAACTAACAAATCTACTGTTTCACCCTGTCTTTGTAATTGCTGTGCAATTTCAAAAGCAAGTACACCGCCGTAACAATGACCACCTAAAAGATAAGGGCCATTTGGCTGTATTTTACGAATTTGTTGCAGGTAATAGTTTGCTGTTTTTTCTACTGATAGAATTTCAGGTTCTTCTTCATCAGGGTTATGTTCTAAAGCATAAAATGGATAATCTTCACCAAGTCTTCTGGATAAATTAATATAGTGATTAATACCTCCGCCAGCGCCATGTATACAAAAGAAAGGTATCTTGGAGCCAGAAGAGTTAATTGCTACCACAGGAGAATTAGAACTCTCGCGGAATGGCTGACTGACAATTGCAGCTAGTTTCTCAATTGTCGGATTTTCAAAAAGAGTTGATAGAGCGAGATTATGGCCAAATCTGTCTTGAATTTGAGCCATTAAGCGTACAGCTAAAAATGAGTGACCACCCAAGTTAAAAAAGTTATCTGTTACCCCGATAGGGCTAGTATTTAGAAGATTTTCCCAAAGTTTTACTAATGATAATTCTGTAAAATTCCGAGGACTTATTAAGGTTTTAGTAGTATTTACTCGAATAACTTCATCTGTGGGAAGAGAACGCTTGTCTACTTTGCCATTAGGTGTAAGTGGCAGTGCATCCAATACTACAAATGCAGTTGGTAGCATATAATTAGGCAGTTTCTGTTGCAAATATAGCAATAGTTCTGTAGCTATATGCTCTTTTTCTGTGACAATATATGCAATCAAACGTTGATTTTCTTCAGCATCATTAACCACAATTACAATAGAATCTTGTACATCTGGGTGTTGTGTAATAAAAGTACCAATTTCACTCAATTCAACTCGAAAACCTCTGATTTTTACTTGTTCATCATGACGACCCAAATATTCCAGATTTCCATCATTGAGATAACGCACTAAATCGCCTGTTTTATAAAGCTTTGTTTCTGAGATAAAGGGGTTATCGATAAATGTTTCCTGAGTTAATTCTGGACGATTTAAATATCCTCTTGCTAAGCTATCACCACCAATATAAAGTTCGCCCATAACTCCTACAGGTATTGGTTGTAAATTGCGATTCAAGACATAGATTTGAGTATTGTCGATAGGACGACCTATAGGAACAGTGTTTGCTTGGTCTTGTAATAAACTGGTGTCGTAGTAAGTAGCGTTGGCAGAAACTTCCGATGAACCGTAAAGGTTGATTAGTTTTGCAAATGGCATTAATTCTCGGAAAGTTTTAGCTAAGTTAACGGATAGTGCTTCGCCGCTAGTTATCCACAGTTTTAGTTGTGATAATTTCTGAGTCAGATGATGATAATTATTTATGAGTAAACGTAGTAATGAAGGTACAAGTATAATACGAGTAACTTTATGATATGCTAAAGCTTCTATAAATAGTTGTGGGTCTAGTAGAGTTGCATTGTTAATAATTACTGTAGGAATTCCTTGAAGTAAAGGAGCAAAAATTTCCCAAACGGAATCTACAAAACTAATCGCTGTTTTCTGGCAACAAACTTCTTCTGGGGTGAAAGGATAAGTTTTCCATAGCCAGTGTAAGCCATTTACTGTACCGCGATGGGTACCAAGAACGCCTTTAGGTGTTCCAGTTGAGCCAGAAGTGTAGATGATATAAGCGAGATTATCAGGTTTTGAACTGTTAACGGGGTTTTCTGGACTTTGTTGAATAATTTTGTCTTTGTGAATATCCAAGCAAACAATTTCAGGCAAAGATAATGATAGTTTTTCTAATATTTCTTGATGACTAATTAATATCGATGCTTGAGAATCCGAGAGCATAAAATTTAAACGTTCAACTGGATAACTGGGATCGAGGGGAATGTATGCGCCGCCAGCTTTGAGAATAGCTAAAATTCCCACCACCATGTCTATGGAACGTTCGAGACATATAGCAACGAGCGTTTCTTTTGTTACACCCTGTTTTTGTAAATAATTTGCAAGCTGATTAGCTTTATGGTTAAGTTGACGATAAGTGAGTTGCTCAGACTGATGAATTAACGCTATAGAATCAGGCGTTAGTTCAACTTGTTGTTCAAATAGTTGTTCGAGAGAGAAATTTTTATACTCTCCACTAGTTTGATTAAACTTAAATAATAATTCTTCTTGTTTTGCAACAGTTAGTAGTGATAACTCACAAATACGCTGCTCTGGATTAGCAACGATATTTTCTAATAAAGTTTGGAAGTTGTTGATAAATTGAATAATGGTTGTTGCATCAAAAATATCTGTATTGTACTCCAAACATCCTGTTAACCCTTCTTGGGATTCAAACATTGATAGGAAAATATCTAGTTGAGATGTACCGCTATCAAAGTCTAAAGTACGCAAGGTTAATCCAGATACTTCCTGGACAGAGGTTGGAGTATTTTGCAGGACGAACATGACTTCATAAAGGGGATTTCGGCTTAAGTCGCGTTCGGGTTGCAATTCTTCTACAACCATTTCAAAAGGCAAGTCTTGATGTGCATAAGCATCGAGAGTCACTTGACGGACTCGATGTAGAAGTTCACAGAAATTAGGATTACCATTGAGGTTATTACGCAATACTAAAGTATTAACAAATAAACCCAACATTCCTTCTAATTCGGCTCGGTTACGGTTGGCAATGGGAGAACCAATCAAGATATCTTCTTGGTCTGTGTAGCGATATAATAATAGTTTAAAAGCTGCCAGCAAGCTCATAAATAAAGTGGCGTCTTGTCGCTGGCTTAATTGTTTGAGTGCATTAGTTAAGGCTGCGGAAAGTGTAAAATATTGCTTGGCACCTGCAAAAGTTGTGACGGTGGGTCGCGGACGGTCTGTGGGTAATTCTAATACAGGAAGCTCGCCGCTTAGTTGTTGCTTCCAATATTTTAACTTGGTTGCGAGGAATTCTCCTTGAATGCGATCGCGTTGCCAAATTGCAAAATCTGCATACTGAATTGGAAGTTCGGGTAAGGGGGAAGGCTGATTTGTCGAGAAAGCTGCATACAGCGTTGACAACTCCCGCAAAAATACACCACAAGACCATCCATCGGTGATAATGTGATGCATGGTCACAAGCAAAACGTGTTCTTCTTCACTTAAGCGCAGTAAAATTGCTCTGACTAAAAGTCCTTTAGCTAAATTAAAGGGTTTTGTTGCTTCCTTCGCTACAAGTTCTTTAACCTCAGATTCCCAATTATTATCAGATAAATGCTCAAGATTAATGATGGGTAAATCCCAAGTTAAATCGTGGGTAATTTCCTGTACTGGCTCTCCATTTGCAAGTCTAAATGTTGTGCGCCAAATTTCGTGACGCTTGAGGATTTCATTTAGACTTTGCTGAAGCGCTGTAATATTTAGCTTCCCTTTGATATGAAAAGCAATGGGAATATTGTAGAAGGAACTTCCGCGGTAGAGTTGGTCAATAAACCATAGTCTTTGTTGTGAAAAAGACAAGGGAATCTTGTTAGAGATTTGACGTTTGGGAATAGTATCAGTCTGAAATTTACCTCCTTTCCATTTTTCTAAGAGGGCTTTTTTGGCTGGCGATAAATTAGTATGATGTTTATCCATTGCTAATATGTGATGAAAATGTTTTTGTGGCTCGTTTTCTGTATGAGGTCAGAGATATTTAATTTCACGTAGAGAGGAAAAATTTTATTCTCCCACTCCCTACTCCTCAATCCCTGTATTAAGGAAGGCTTTTTGACAAACAAAGCAAGCTATGTCTTCGCTCTCTCCAAAGTCTCTGGTATTGTAATAGTTGAATTCTGTGAACCCAGCATCTTTTAAGGCGAACTCAACTTCTTCTAGAAAGTGATCTTTTCTTAACCAAATGGTGTCTGAACGCTGCCAATTTTTCTCTATTAATTCAAATCCTGTGACTTTGATTTCCCACACCCTTTCTTCAGGTTTGTAATAGAATAATTCTATTAATGAGCATTCATCATTGATATTGATAATATTAAAGTTGTTTTTCTGAGCAGCTTCATGTAACCAATCTGTTATTGGTATATTGAACACAAAGACGCCACCATCTTTAAGTGCAGTATATACGTTTTTAAATACCGTTTTCAAATCTTCGTTGCTTTGAATAAAATGAAGAACATCGTTTGCTAAAGCTGCATCAAAGATCGGTGGTAAATCCAATTGACGTATATCACTAAGAATAAATTCGCTTTCAGGCGCGTTTTTTCTAGCGTAGTTTAGCAGCGCTTCTGAAGCATCGATTCCAGTAACTTTATATTCTCTAATGTTGAGCTGTTGGGCTAAATATCCAGAACCGCAACCAAGTTCAAGAATATGGCTTCCCGCAGGAAGTTGTGATAATAATATTTGGTCTAAAGCAGGTATTATACCTTTTAGCAATTCTTCAGGTGTGTTCTTGAATTCGTTCTGTAACCGAGCGATGGTTTCATAGTTGGGAAGAGTGTTTAGTAGAGACATAGATTATTTTTCCTGTTGTCAATGAAGGTTTTGAATAGAATAACGAACCGCAGAGGCACAGAGGACACAGAGAGAAAGAGTATGCTTGAAACTTTATTTGTTAGCTAAAAGAGCTTCTACTTCTTCTTCGGATAATTCTTCTATTTTTTCTAACAAAAGTTGCTCTATCATTTCTGCCTGTTTGACTGGTATCATGGCTTGTGATAAAAGGTCACGCAGTGGTAAATCTATAGGAAATTTTGCGCGCAATCGAGAAACCAATTGAGTTGCAATGAGAGAGTCTCCTCCTAATTCATAAAAGTTGTCGCAAATACCAACTTCTGCAATCCCAAGTATCTCTTGCCATATTTGCGTAATTTGTTTTTCCAACTCATTTGTCGGAGCAAGATATGAATTATTCAGTTGAGGTCTGGAATAACGCGGGGATGAATCTAATTGATTGGAAGATTTTGGATTTGCTAAATAATCAAGGTGAAATGCATAATTCTGCCTAGCCTTGATGTCTACTGTAGAAACAACAATTTGGGTTCCTTGTTCTAGAGAAAATATTCTTTTAAATACTTCTATAGCTTCTGTTGGAGTAATGCCTAATTCTACTCCAGGCAATTGTTTGAGGTTTTTTTGTTTTTGATCAAAATTTAGTTCTAATTTATCCCAGTTTATAGTGTACCACGGCGAATAATTATTTTGGTTATGTTTTTTAATTAAGGTATCTATGAAATGATTAGCTGCGGAATATAAACCTAAACCAAATCCTCCTAAAATAGAAGATAAAGAAGAGAAAACGATACAAAAATCTAATTTTATATTTTGTAATACTTGTTCTAATACAGTAATCTGATGATATTGGTACTTAAGTAGCTTTTCTAGTTCTATCCTATTAATTTCTGGAACTGAACCAAATATTTGTTCACGCTTGATTCCAGTTGAAATAATAACCCCGTTAATTTGTTTGATATTCTCAGATGTAAATATTTGATGCATGTGTTGATAATTAGTTCTGTCTGCACGCATTACCAAAACTTTTGCGCCTAATTTCTTTAATGCTAGCAATTGTTGGATTTTATAACTTATTTTATCTTCTTGAGTGTGAGTTTCAACCCACTGCAACAAATCATCATTTTCTGGAAAATCTAAATCCTCAATGAATACGAGTTTTGCTTGCAGATTTTTAGCTAAATATTCTGCAAGCACAAATTCAATACTTTCTAACCCACCAGTAAATAGGTAAACACCCTCTTTTCTCAATGGTGTTTTTTCTTCAACAACTGGCGTTAAACGAATTGGCTCAAAAGTTTGTACCCAACGGTATAAACCACGATAAGCGACAACTAAATCTGAGGATACAGCACTGAATTCATTTAAAAGTTGGTTAATAATGTTATTGTTATAATCTTTTTGTTCTTTCTCTGCATCTTCTCTAATTACTGAGTTAGTTAAAGCAATATCAATACTTCGACAAGTTATATTAGGATACTCTTGAGGAATTACCTGACATAAACCTAATACCGTTGCTTCCTCTGGATCTAGAATTTCATTACCATTGACTTCTTGGATATGATTAGATACAACCCAAAGTTGTAACCTTTGGTCTGTTTTTACTTTACTAAGACTTTGTGATAATAAAAGCAAATTTTGAAATTCTAAATAATTCCCTGAGTGATTATTGAAACTTATAAAATAAGCTATATTTTGGGGAAATTTATCTAACTGAATTAATTCTGTAAACAGAAGATCATAGTCTTTCTGTATAGATGGATTAATTGTATAAATGCCTTCATTTATTTTGTTAAAATTTTCTCCATACTTGACAGTAATTACATTCTTAACTTGATTTATTAATGCATTAATTGTTTTTTGAGCCACTCCGTAATCATCTACGAAAAATAACCATTCTTTTTGCCTAGATTCTGTTTGGTCGGAGGATGAATGAGCTAGCAAAGAGCGTCTCCATGAAGGAATATAAAACCAGTCGGTAATATCTTCTTTCTTATCTAATGTTGATAATTTGCTATTTAAAGAAACCGCTGAATATTTAGGGTCAATCCAGTATCTTTGTCGCTCAAAGGGATAGGGAGGTAAAGGTAAACGATGACGTTGCTCATGGGTATAAAATCCTGACCAATCTATATTTACACCAAAAAGCCACAACTGACCTAATGTTTGTAATAAAAAGCTCGTATCGGATTTTTGCTCTTGCACATGAGGTAAAGAAGTCAGGACATTTTGTTTAGTATTGATATCTAAATGTTGTTTTGTTAATGTACTTAAAGTTCGTCCTGGTCCCACTTCCAAGAAAACACCTTCAAGTTGTCTTAAAAGTTGGGATATCCCATCGGAGAATTTCACAGTTTGTCGTAAATGTTGGCTCCAATAGCTAGGATTTGTGGCTTGTGCATCTATAATCCAAGTACCAGTTACATTGGAAATAAAGCGTATGCGTGGTGGATTCAGTTTAATTTTTTTGAACGATCGCACAAATTCCTCTAAGATTGACGACATCATTTGAGAATGGAAAGCATGAGATGTATGCAACAAACGATATTCAATTCCTTGAGAGGATAATTCATTTTTGAGCGTGGCGATCGCTTCCTTTGTTCCAGAAACTACGCATGAAGTTCGGCTGTTAACTGCTGCGATTTCTACAGAGTTTGGAATTAGCGATCGCACTTCTTTTTCTGGAAGCGGAATCGCTAGCATACTCCCTGGCGGTAACTGCTGCATCAGTTGTCCCCTTTTTGCCACAATGAATAGGGCATCTTCAAGGGAAAATACACCTGCGATCGCAGCTGCAACATATTCCCCAATGCTGTGACCAATCATCGCGGTAGGTAGCACACCCCATGACATCAATAACTTAGCCAAGGCGTACTCAATTACAAATAATGCTGGCTGGGTGAAGGCTGTTTGTTGTAATTTTTGGTTAGCTGCATCAATTTGTTCTGATTTGGGAAACAATAAATCACGGATATCAAGACCGAGTTGGGGTTGCAAAATCTCCGCGCAAGTATCTACATGTCTGCGAAATGTCGGTTCGACTTCGTAGAGTTCTCGACCCATATTTGCATATTGCGACCCTTGTCCAGAAAACATGAAAATGACAGGCTGTTCTCTATGCTCTTGATATACAGTAAAAGTTCGTTCTTGCTGCTGTGTTTCTAAAACATTGACAGCATCTTGAACATTTTGGCACACCAACATTCGGCGATAGTTGAAAGCCCTACGACCTACTTGTAAAGTATGAGCAACATTAGCTAAATTTATCTCTGGATTTTGTTTAAAGTACGCTAATAAATTCCCAGTTGTACTTTCTAAGGCTGTACTAGTTTTGGCTGATAATAAGATTAATTGCCAAGGTCTAGATTTATCAACATGTCTAACTTCCGGTGCTTCTTCCAGAATTACATGGGCATTAGTTCCACCAAAACCCAAGGAACTAATTCCTGCTCTCCGGGGAGTATTGTTAGTTTTCCAATCAGTCAGTTTAGTATTAACATAAAAGGGACTATTTACAAAATCAATCTCAGGATTGGGGACTTCAAAATTGATGCTAGGAGGGATTTTTTTATATTTTAATGCTTGTACAGTTTTAATTAGACTTGCTATGCCAGCAGCTATATCTAAATGTCCAATATTTGGCTTGACTGAACCGATAGCACAGAAGCCATTTCTTGATGTGAAAGCACGAAAAGCCTTAGTCAATGCGGCAATTTCCACTGGATCTCCAGCAGCGGTTCCAGTTCCATGAGTTTCTATATAAGAAATATCATCAGCATCTATTCCAGCATTTGCCAAAGCTTCTACAATAACTTCAGCCTGACCATTTACACTAGGTGCGGTATAACTAACTTTTAAAGAGCCATCATTGTTGATTGCTGAACCTTTAACAACTGCATGAATGTAATCTCTATCTGCTATGGCATCTTTTAATCTTTTTAATACAATTATTCCAAGTCCACTGCCGAAAAGAGTACCCTGTGCTTTAGCATCGAAGGCTCTACAATGACCATCAGGAGATAAAATTCCATCTTGTTCATAGTAATAACCTGATTTTTG
It encodes the following:
- a CDS encoding non-ribosomal peptide synthetase, with translation MDKHHTNLSPAKKALLEKWKGGKFQTDTIPKRQISNKIPLSFSQQRLWFIDQLYRGSSFYNIPIAFHIKGKLNITALQQSLNEILKRHEIWRTTFRLANGEPVQEITHDLTWDLPIINLEHLSDNNWESEVKELVAKEATKPFNLAKGLLVRAILLRLSEEEHVLLVTMHHIITDGWSCGVFLRELSTLYAAFSTNQPSPLPELPIQYADFAIWQRDRIQGEFLATKLKYWKQQLSGELPVLELPTDRPRPTVTTFAGAKQYFTLSAALTNALKQLSQRQDATLFMSLLAAFKLLLYRYTDQEDILIGSPIANRNRAELEGMLGLFVNTLVLRNNLNGNPNFCELLHRVRQVTLDAYAHQDLPFEMVVEELQPERDLSRNPLYEVMFVLQNTPTSVQEVSGLTLRTLDFDSGTSQLDIFLSMFESQEGLTGCLEYNTDIFDATTIIQFINNFQTLLENIVANPEQRICELSLLTVAKQEELLFKFNQTSGEYKNFSLEQLFEQQVELTPDSIALIHQSEQLTYRQLNHKANQLANYLQKQGVTKETLVAICLERSIDMVVGILAILKAGGAYIPLDPSYPVERLNFMLSDSQASILISHQEILEKLSLSLPEIVCLDIHKDKIIQQSPENPVNSSKPDNLAYIIYTSGSTGTPKGVLGTHRGTVNGLHWLWKTYPFTPEEVCCQKTAISFVDSVWEIFAPLLQGIPTVIINNATLLDPQLFIEALAYHKVTRIILVPSLLRLLINNYHHLTQKLSQLKLWITSGEALSVNLAKTFRELMPFAKLINLYGSSEVSANATYYDTSLLQDQANTVPIGRPIDNTQIYVLNRNLQPIPVGVMGELYIGGDSLARGYLNRPELTQETFIDNPFISETKLYKTGDLVRYLNDGNLEYLGRHDEQVKIRGFRVELSEIGTFITQHPDVQDSIVIVVNDAEENQRLIAYIVTEKEHIATELLLYLQQKLPNYMLPTAFVVLDALPLTPNGKVDKRSLPTDEVIRVNTTKTLISPRNFTELSLVKLWENLLNTSPIGVTDNFFNLGGHSFLAVRLMAQIQDRFGHNLALSTLFENPTIEKLAAIVSQPFRESSNSPVVAINSSGSKIPFFCIHGAGGGINHYINLSRRLGEDYPFYALEHNPDEEEPEILSVEKTANYYLQQIRKIQPNGPYLLGGHCYGGVLAFEIAQQLQRQGETVDLLVVIDAILSETRIESTKDDDAKFLLRMAESIKTDNNIDFSLSFEELRDLSLNDQLDLINQKVNFIFSDTEIKDFLSYYNLFKAHVQAMRDYVPLVYPDSITLFRAKEEIIHDFESPEFHTDDPLLGWGKCSRQLIKVMEVPGDHFSIFIEPHIQELAKNLRNCIDNAVCNLNNGSKTN
- a CDS encoding class I SAM-dependent methyltransferase, which translates into the protein MSLLNTLPNYETIARLQNEFKNTPEELLKGIIPALDQILLSQLPAGSHILELGCGSGYLAQQLNIREYKVTGIDASEALLNYARKNAPESEFILSDIRQLDLPPIFDAALANDVLHFIQSNEDLKTVFKNVYTALKDGGVFVFNIPITDWLHEAAQKNNFNIININDECSLIELFYYKPEERVWEIKVTGFELIEKNWQRSDTIWLRKDHFLEEVEFALKDAGFTEFNYYNTRDFGESEDIACFVCQKAFLNTGIEE
- a CDS encoding type I polyketide synthase, which codes for MEESTVNLDVAIVGMSGRFPGAKNIDEFWQNIQNKVESISFFSNHDLVDLNLEEEVLNDQNYVKAAPILPDIEHFDARFFGYSPKEAELIDPQHRLFIQCAWEALENAGYDPETYNGLIGVYGGVSTNTYFFNNIYNNVNSRVISNNYTFNKDFLTTNVSYKLNLKGPSVGVQTYCSTSLVALHLACKSLLDEECDIALAGGVTIIVPQKSGYYYEQDGILSPDGHCRAFDAKAQGTLFGSGLGIIVLKRLKDAIADRDYIHAVVKGSAINNDGSLKVSYTAPSVNGQAEVIVEALANAGIDADDISYIETHGTGTAAGDPVEIAALTKAFRAFTSRNGFCAIGSVKPNIGHLDIAAGIASLIKTVQALKYKKIPPSINFEVPNPEIDFVNSPFYVNTKLTDWKTNNTPRRAGISSLGFGGTNAHVILEEAPEVRHVDKSRPWQLILLSAKTSTALESTTGNLLAYFKQNPEINLANVAHTLQVGRRAFNYRRMLVCQNVQDAVNVLETQQQERTFTVYQEHREQPVIFMFSGQGSQYANMGRELYEVEPTFRRHVDTCAEILQPQLGLDIRDLLFPKSEQIDAANQKLQQTAFTQPALFVIEYALAKLLMSWGVLPTAMIGHSIGEYVAAAIAGVFSLEDALFIVAKRGQLMQQLPPGSMLAIPLPEKEVRSLIPNSVEIAAVNSRTSCVVSGTKEAIATLKNELSSQGIEYRLLHTSHAFHSQMMSSILEEFVRSFKKIKLNPPRIRFISNVTGTWIIDAQATNPSYWSQHLRQTVKFSDGISQLLRQLEGVFLEVGPGRTLSTLTKQHLDINTKQNVLTSLPHVQEQKSDTSFLLQTLGQLWLFGVNIDWSGFYTHEQRHRLPLPPYPFERQRYWIDPKYSAVSLNSKLSTLDKKEDITDWFYIPSWRRSLLAHSSSDQTESRQKEWLFFVDDYGVAQKTINALINQVKNVITVKYGENFNKINEGIYTINPSIQKDYDLLFTELIQLDKFPQNIAYFISFNNHSGNYLEFQNLLLLSQSLSKVKTDQRLQLWVVSNHIQEVNGNEILDPEEATVLGLCQVIPQEYPNITCRSIDIALTNSVIREDAEKEQKDYNNNIINQLLNEFSAVSSDLVVAYRGLYRWVQTFEPIRLTPVVEEKTPLRKEGVYLFTGGLESIEFVLAEYLAKNLQAKLVFIEDLDFPENDDLLQWVETHTQEDKISYKIQQLLALKKLGAKVLVMRADRTNYQHMHQIFTSENIKQINGVIISTGIKREQIFGSVPEINRIELEKLLKYQYHQITVLEQVLQNIKLDFCIVFSSLSSILGGFGLGLYSAANHFIDTLIKKHNQNNYSPWYTINWDKLELNFDQKQKNLKQLPGVELGITPTEAIEVFKRIFSLEQGTQIVVSTVDIKARQNYAFHLDYLANPKSSNQLDSSPRYSRPQLNNSYLAPTNELEKQITQIWQEILGIAEVGICDNFYELGGDSLIATQLVSRLRAKFPIDLPLRDLLSQAMIPVKQAEMIEQLLLEKIEELSEEEVEALLANK